TGTGCGGGCCTCGGTGTGCACCATGAGGTGGTCTTCTATAGCCTCCGCCAGAAGCAGGCACGTGCACCCCTCCATGTGGTTCTGAgggacccagggctggggaggggcaggtctCGGGGCCACGGGAACCCCTGCCCAGTGCCTCACGCTTGCTGTCTGCAGGTGATGGAGAAGATCCCACTGCCTTTCTTTGCTGTGTCCATGAGCCTGTCCCCTGGGGCCCACCTTATGGCCATTGGCTTCTCTGGTGAGTGCTGGTGTCTTGAGTGGGGCCCACCTTATGGCCATTGGCTTCTCTGGTGAGTGCTGGTGTCTTGAGTGGGGCCCAGTGGGTACACCTGTGCCCCCACACTGAGCCGTACCCCTCATCCCTGAAAGTGGGGTGAGGACACCTGCTCCAGGGGAGTCTTAGATAGGGTCAGGAAAtgaggggggggggtggggtgccaGGTTCCCCCAATGAGGCACTGGTCCCAGCTGGAGACAGAGCCAGGGTGGGTTGGAGGAACCCTGGGTCCTGGAACTATACAGACACAGGCACAGGGCCCATGGCACCCTACCTGCCCCAGCCCACCCTATGCTGTCCCCCGGCAGAGCGTGTGCTGAGGCTGGTGGACTGTGCGTCGGGGGCCGTGCAGGACTTTGCTGGCCATGATGACTCGGTGCAGCTGTGCAGGTTTGCCCCGTCTGCTCGGCTGCTCTTCACGGTGGCCCACAGTGAGATACTGGTGTGGGAAGTCACAGGCCACTGACCCCCAGTGGGGAGTGCGGGGTCAGGTGTTGCCCTGCTGGTCAGCCGGGCACCTGGCCTGGGCAGAGGCTTGGCTGAGAAGCTGGGTTGGCCAGGGGCCTTGTGCTGGGCCAGGATGGCTGGGTGGGCTTCACGCCTCCACACCCGGCTGCCCAGGAGTGTGTGCAAATCATCAAGACCTTGAACATGTATGAAGTGCTTATTGCCTCTTTTCCTTTGGGCTTTTGTTTCTACCTTGTACAGTTCAAATAAATGTGGGTGTTGCATTGAGGCATTGTCTCCTGGTCACTCCAGGCTGCCTGAGCTCAGTTTCTGCCCAGCCTCCAGACCTCCTGCTCCCTGCCAGGGATCCTGACCCCTGCAAGAGCCGCGGGAGCCTGAGCAGGAGCTGCGGGGCGGGGCGGCACTGGGCAAAGGCCCCGCCCCTCTGGCCGGCAGTGCCCGGCGCGCCCAAGCGGTGGCGCCGCCAGGCAGTTAGGCCGGTCTGGCCCGCCCGCCTCGCTAGTGCGGCTGCGCGGGCGGGGGCCGGAAGTGCGGGCGCAGCTACAGCGCGAGTCGGGACCGCGGTCGTGGGCGGGGGCCGGGCCTGCACCGGGGTCGGGCTGCAGCTCCCGGCGGCCAGCATGAAGCGGGACGTGCGCATCTTGCTGCTGGGCGAGGGTAGGTAGGCGCCTGGGCCTGGGTCGGGCGGGGGTCGAGCCTGGTCGTGGGTCTtggggccggggtggggagaGGCGCCGCGACCTTGGCCGCCGCGCTGACCGCGCCGCCCCGCGCAGCCCAGGTGGGGAAGACGTCGCTGATCCTGTCGCTGGTGGGCGAGGAGTTCCCCGAGGAGGTAAGGCCGAGCGTGTCCCCGCGCCCAAGAAGGGCCCAGGTCCGGGCGCCGCCGCCCTCCGCCCTTCCCGGCTGTCCTCACGGCCGCGTCTGCCCCAGGTCCCCCCCCGGGCAGAAGAGATCACCATTCCCGCGGACGTCACCCCAGAGAAGGTGCCCACCCACATCGTGGATTACTCAGGTAGAGGGGCCGCCCGCCCGCGGTTGCGCCCAGGAGCGGGCGTCTCCGGCAGGTCTGCAGTGGGATCTCTTTTTCCACCCAGAGGCTGAGCAGACAGTCGAGGAGCTCCAGGACGAGATTCACAAGGTACAGTGGGTCCTGGGGAAGGGGGTGCTGGGCATGGGGGTCAGGGCTCAGGCCTTGGGGGTATGGCCGCCCTGGCTTGATCGGTTTCATTCTCTGAGGGATTGGATTAAGGTGCCCAGAGTGTCCGCAGCCTCGCTAATTCTGTTGTGACCTGTTAGCACTGAGAGTCTTTGGGGTCCCTGTGATGCACTCTGCTGGGAGCCGGGAGGAAGGCCCATTCCTTCCTCCTGCATGCGTGGTTGGACAGCCTACAGCCCTCCGTGCCTAGTCTTCCCTCTTCTGGTGGACCCTGGGGAGCAGTCTCCAAGTCCTTGAAAGTGATCCCTTGGACAGCTCTGTGCCCAGCACCCCCATTCCCCACTCCTTAGTCCAGTCCACTGTCCTGGGCCTCTGGGTTGCACCGGGTGTCATGACCAGTGCTGTGGGCTGCACAGCTAGCTCTCTGCTCTCCTCTGCACAGGAGGACCTGTGCCTGGACCAAGCTCCTGGTGGGGGTGCTGCCCCTGCAGCATGTGTGTCCTGGGGGTGCCACTGGGCAAGGGTACAGGCCGCAGCCACTGTGTTGCCGTCATCCCCCCACCTTGTGCTGTTGTCCTCTGTCTGCTGTTGCCTGTAGTGACCAGGGAGCGAAGGGCTGAGGCTGGGGCGTCAAGTTTAAGGGTGGCTGTGTCCTGAGCCCTCAGGAGACTCGCTGACCAGAGCTGCAGTACTGGGGCCTGGCATCTGCAGCAGAAGTGGGTAGGGAAGGGCTGGCCTGAGGTGTGAGTGGCCAACAGCCAGTGACTCGGCCTGGGAGCAGCTGGAAGGGTGGGCTCCCCCAGTCTCTGAGCCCTGTCCTGTCCAGCTTGTGAGTGGAGCAGGGAGCTTCAGATCCCACCATACaatccctctccctgcccccaacagGCAAACGTGGTGTGCGTGGTGTATGACGTGTCTGAGGAGGCCACCATTGAGAAGGTGAGCAAGGGAACTCTCTGTCCATCCCAGCTTTCTGTCACTGGCGCCCAGCCTGGTCATCCACCTGTTCTTTGTTCTCTGCACACACCACAGGCGGACGCTCAGTTGACCCGGGTTCTGGGCAACTTGCACCCGTGGCTGGCCCCACTGGGGAGCTTCACGGAGCCACCCTGGCTAGGGCCCCCAAAGCTTCCCCCGAGTTCCCATGACCCTGTCTCCCGCCGAGAGCATGGATGGCCTTGCGTCTGAATCTCTGAGGTCTGCGGGAGGAGTTGCTGATCTCAGGCCCTTTGTGGGTGTTTGGGAACTGCTAGGATCAGATGAGGTCCTACCTGCCCGCTGCTCTTCCCCACTGGGTTTGTTGCCAGTGGCCGTGACTTTGACTCTCAGTGGCCCTCAATCTCCCCCCTCTCTCCTCGAGCCAAGTGAGAGTTCCACATGGGAGCTGTGGGCCGGGCAGGCCCCCATTCTCATGGCCAGGTCTTACCTTTCAGATCCGAACCAAATGGATCCCACTGGTGAATGGGGATACCAAGAGGGGGCCCAGGTAATAGGCAGGGCTCGGGGAGGGGGACTGGGCCCCGCCAGCTCCCTGATCCTTGATGACCGTGGGTCTCTCCCCCAAGGGTCCCCATTATCCTGGTGGGCAACAAGTCGGACCTGCGGCCGGGGGGCTCCATGGAGGCTGTGCTGCCCATCATGAGCCAGTTCCCCGAGATCGAGACCTGTGTGGAGGTGAGCGGGCAGGGCCCCGAGGGTGCCAGGACCGCAGAGGCGAGGACAGgggtcctccctgcctccccctctgaGTCTGTTCCCACGTGTCCCAGTGCTCGGCGAAGAACCTGAAAAACATCTCAGAGCTGTTCTACTATGCACAGAAGGCCGTGCTACACCCCACTGCTCCCCTCTATGACCCTGAGGCCAAGCAGGTGGGCTGAAGGTGCTGGTGGGGAGGGCGAGCAGGAGGGAGCGGTGGGGTGTTGAGCCACTGTCCCCACAGCTGATGCCCAAGTGCGCCCAGGCCCTCACACGCATCTTCAGGCTCTCAGACCAGGACATGGACCAGGTGCTCAGTGACCAGGAGCTCAACGCTTTCCAGGTGCGCCTTCTTCTGTCTCCTGGCGGTACCCACCCTCCCAGCTGCAGCCGCACCCCACGCCTCGGCTGCCCTTGTGACGGATGGAGAGGGCAGCTGTCTGACTAACGGCCactttctcttggaggcagatgTCCTGCTTCGGGCACCCTCTTGCCCCACAGGCCCTGGAGGACGTGAAGATGGTGGTGAGCAAGAATGTGGCAGGAGGCGTGCAGGATGACCGGCTGACCCTGGACGGTGAGGCCCGACGCCCTGCCTACCCCGGGCGTGGGGTGTGGGGCAAGGCTAGGCTGTGCCTGGTGTTActcctttctctgcttctcctgAGCAGGCTTCCTTTTCTTGAACATGCTCTTCATCCAGCGAGGCCGCCACGAGACCACGTGGACCATCCTGAGGCGCTTTGGCTATGGCGACTCGCTTGAGCTGACGGCCAACTACCTCTGTCCACCGTGAGTGGCGTTCGGGCTCAGGGCTCGCCTCCCATCTGTGTCGGATGGGGCCTGGGGCTCCTGGACCCTGTGCTGGGGGCCATCGGGGCGTCTCTCCCTGGCGGGGGGACTCACTGCCTGCCTGGACGGGCTGTGTTCAGAGGAGGTGCCCTGTGGAGGACAAGGAGGTGTGcacatccccacccccatcctggcaCCCGCAGGCTCCGTGTGCCCCCCGGATGCAGCACCGAGCTCAACCACCGCGGCTACCAGTTTGTGCAGAGAATGTTCGAGAAGCATGACCAGGTGAGGGCGCTGGGCCCCACTGAGCACCCCCCTCGGCATCCCGCCCGCACGTGTCACCGCAGCTCCTCTGCCCGCAGGACCGGGATGGCGCCCTCTCGCCAGCAGAGCTGCAGAGCCTCTTCAGCGTGTTTCCTGCTGCTCCCTGGGGGCCCCAGCTCCCTCGCACGGTCCGCACCGAGGCCGGTCGGTTGCCCCTGCACGGGTATCTCTGCCAGTGGACGTAAGTGCAGCCCTCACCCACTGAGACGGCCTCATCCTCTGCCCTGCTGTAACGCCACATCCCCACTTCCCCGTCCCCAGTCTGGTGACCTACTTGGACGTCCAGCACTGTCTTGAGCACCTTGGCTACCTGGGCTTCCCCACCCTCTGCGAGCAGGATTCCCAGGCCCACGCCATCACAGGTGGGTGCCCGCTTTCACACCGGCCCCCAGCCAGTGCCTCCCCGGCAGCCCCTCCCTCACGTTCATCCTTGCCCCCTGCCCACAGTCACCCGGGAGAAGAGGCTGGACCAGGAGAAGGGACAAACGCAGAGAAACGTTTTCTTGTGCAAGGTGGTGGGGGCCCGCGGAGTGGGCAAGTCCTCCTTCCTGCAGGCTTTCCTCGGCCGTGGCCTGGGGGTGAGTGTCCGTGTGTGCCGTGCGTGGACCTGGGGGGCAGGGGTTCTGGAAAGAGTCCGAGCAGCGAGCTTCAGGGGCGTTCCTCTGCACCAGGATGCTGGGGAGCCTGCCGGGGAGCCCTCTGCCTACACCATCGACACCGTGCAGGTCAACGGGCAGGAGAAGTACCTGATCGTGAGTGCGGGGGTCCCCAGGGTAGGCCTAGAGCGTGCATGCTGAGGGAGCCGCCCAACGCGGCCCTGGGAGACCTAGCCTGTGCCCCTCTGAGGCCACCCTCTCTGTTCAGCTGTGTGAGGTGGGTGCAGACAGCCTCCTGACCGCCTCGGCCGACGCCACCTGTGACATTGCCTGCTTGATGTTTGACAGCAGGCACCCCAGGTCCTTCTCGCTGTGCGCCAGTGTCTACAAGGCAAGGTCCCGCCCACCCTGGGGGCCCTGCTGGGTAGCAGGGCTGTGGGCAGGTGTCCCCCAGCACACTCACATGGCCCCTCCCCCTGCAGCGCCACTACATGGACAGGCAGACCCCCTGCCTCTTCGTCTCCTCCAAGGCTGACTTGCCCGAAGGCGTCTTGCTGCCTGGTCTGTCTCCGACTGAGTTCTGCCGTAGGCACCGGCTGCCCGCCCCCGCCCTGTTCTCTTGTGCCGGCCCAGCCGAGCCCCGCGCGGCCATCTTCACCCGGCTTGCCACCATGGCCGCCTTCCCGTGGGTACCAGGATCGAAGCCCCTGTGTGGGAGACCCCTCCCTGTCCCAGGAGAGTGGCACAGCTGTGGTGTCAGGACTGGAGTCAGTCAAGGTTGCAGGGTGGGCCTTGGTGCCCATGCCGATGCCCAGGCGGGGCCCTCGGGGCCTGGCCTCACTGGCTGCTCTCTCGTCTGGGGGTCCTGCCATGCTGGGCACTGACACGGAGCAGCTGAGTGGGGCTCTGGGACTTTGTAGGAGACGGAGGTGGGGGTACAGCAGCAAGACTCCCCTCTCTCCTGCAGACACCTTGTCCACGGGGAGCTGCACGCCACCTCCTTCTGGCTCCGGGTGGCGCTGGGGGCCGTCGGGGCTGCCGTCGCTGCCGTTCTCAGCTTCTCACTCTACAGGGTCCTGGTGAAGAGCCGATGAGGCCCCGGACCCCGCAGTCTGATCTCAGGGTGCTGGTGTGGGGCCACTTGCTTGGGGGGGGGGATGGAGACCCTCTCAACTTTGCTCCTGAGGACAGTCCACCTgctgccccacccctgcctcagCCCCGAGGGTGGCCCCAGCTCCCAGCAGCCTGTGTCCGGCCTTGCTGCAGGTGCCGGGCATGACCCTCTTTTGTGGGCATCATGTGTTGGAGGGACTGGGAGGTGTGGGTGAGGAAGTCAGTGACCCCAGACCCGAATTCTCAGGGCTCCACTCCTCCTTCCTGGTCCCATGTGGCCAGAGGGTATGAAGGGGGTAAGAAGGCAGAGCTTTGGGCCAAAGGCAGGGGCATGGAGGCAAGAAATGGCTGGACCATTGTGcgcgcccccaccccccaatctgaAGACAGGTCCAGGGCTGTGCCTCTCCCAGAAGACGTATGAGATTGGGTTTCCTGATTAAACTTCACTTGTGTCTTTTCCATATTGGGTCCTGCTTTCTGAGGATGACTTCTTGAATTAACTAAAACGTGTTCTTGGCCTGGGTGTGGGCTGGGAATGTTACTCCTGACCCCCCGCCTCCTCTCTGGGTCACCATCCTGAGGTCTCAGGCCAGGGTAAGGACCAATTATGGCCCAGCCGCAGCTTCAGAGCCTTTAGTCCATTGAGGTCCATGCTGGCCTGAGGGTGAGAGGCTGGAGGGGACCTGATACCTGAGGACCCCCTGATGTGACCCCTCCCCACAGCCAGGTGTATCCACTACCCAAGCCTCAGCATCCTGTCAGGTTGGCTGAGGTGTGCTGAGGATCTGGGGTTCTGGGATGTGCTGAAATGTCCTGGTGTGTGAGGtggccctggtctgggggagCTGCCCTGTTTCTCACACCCCACCCAGAGGTCTCTGCCCCTCCCACTGGCAGGAGACAGCCAGAACTTCAGCCTAAGGACAAGGGGACAGAGAACCTTTCTTGGGCTGAGGAGGGGGCTCAGCTTGGAGTTCAGGTGCTCACTCTGGCGTGCATGCTGGGCGTGGAGCAGAGGCAGTATGTGGTGTGCTTGGGTGGAGGACCTTGGCCACACAAGTACCCCCTCTACTTCCTGTAATTAATCATTCCGTGCAAGGCAGGCCTTTAGGCcagggcccctcccccagccctgacaAGCTGTTTCTAGAGGCGGGGGAGCTGCCTTCTCGGCAGGGGATGCTCAGGCCTGAGCCAATAGGGGCTGGGGGTCACACTCTGAAGTTGTCTCAACCATCCCGCTGGCCCCCCAGCTCCAGTGACCTGAGGACCCCTGGTGCAGTTCTTACTAAAGCTGGGCAGGGCAGGATGCTACTTCTAGTTGCTGCATCTGTCCTGAGGCTCAGCTGCACAGGTGTTCTGAGTGGTGCTGTCAGGGGTTGCTATGGTTGCACATTCCCATAGCCTGTCACCTTCCTTATTGTAGGGGGTCTACCTGTCCTACCTGGGAAGTAGGGCTCCTCTCCATCCCAGCTGCGGCCTTGTCCATTggggctctccccacccccatgtccaTGGGTCAGTTTAGCACTGTGGCCACAGGAGTAGTCAGGAACCTCCAGCCCCAGTTGTGTTGGTCCCCACCCACTGAGCAGGGCCTGCTGCAGGGACCTCCCTCAACCCTGCTACTTGCCCTGTTGGCTTCAGTGCTCGCCCCTGGGGCCGTGGAGCCTTCTTGTTGCCAGGACGGGCAAGCATGTctggcagggagggaggtgcCTTCAGGGAGCCCGGCGGGGGCAGTCCCCAGCAGTGGGTTGTTCCCTGAAGCCTTCCCCGAGGAGGTGGCATCAGCGCTGAGGCCCAGCCCGGGGCAAAGGGGTGCGCGCAGAAGGGGCTTGCGTGCCGCGCTTGACTCAGTTTCCCGGCTGCTGCCCCGAGGTACGAACAGCTgcagcccgggggtgggggggcgggggcgccgGCACTGGAGCCAAGCGCCCCGCGCCTTTCTTGCCCAGGCACGTCCGCGTGCGGGGCGCGCGCGTGTCCTGACCGCGAGTGGCTGGGCCGGCAGCGGCGGCGTGTGCGGCGGGGGCGGGCGGCTCCGTGACGCGGCGCCGAACGGAGTGGGCGGAGCCGGAGGGCCGGGGCGGAGCGGAGTAGTCCGCAGAGAAGCCCCTCCCGGCCGCGGCCGCCgaccccggcccccggcccctgGCCCGGCCTGGCTCTATGGACAGGAGCTCGCTGCTGCAGCTTATCCAGGAGCAGGTGCGTGGAGAGGTGCGGGGCGCCGGCACCGCCCCCATTGCCGGCCCTCCGCCCTTGGGTGGGCCGGGGGGACGGAGCTCTGAGACCCTCAGCGCAGCCCCTTCCCTGCACGACCTTGGCCCCCTGCACGAGACCCCAGGAAAGGGCGAGCCAGACTAGGGCGCTTGGGGAGGGGCAAGAGGGTTGGTGATTGCCCTCAGACCTTGGCCCTACCCTTCCAGGATGGGCAAGGCAGAAATGAGGTGGGGAGACCGCTTGGAGAGCTAGCGGAGCTGGAGGCCGGGAACCTAGGTACCGGTGCCTACAGCTAGCTCCTGGGACCATGTGGGCACAGGGGCCTAGACCCAGGATGCTCGGAGCCTGCCTCTCCCTCCTGACGTGGCTCAGCCCTGTGGTCGTGGGGCCCGGCCCACCCTCAGACCTTGGCCGCCGGCCCCCCGACCCCAGCAGCTGGACCCTGAGAACACAGGCTTCATCGGTGCGGACACCTTCACTGGCCTGGTGCACCGCCATGAGCTGCCCCTGGACCCGGCCAAACTGGACATGCTGGTGGCCCTGGCCCAGAGCAACGAGCGGGGCCAGGTCTGCTACCAGGAGCTGGTGGACCTGGTCAGTGCCACAGTGGGTGGGCAGCTGGGGTGTGGGCGCAGTGCCCTGGCTGGAGTGGGTTGGGCAGgcggcccctcctccctgcccttcccatcGGGGAGGGCTATAGCCATGGGGCAGGGCCTCAGACCCTGTGACGTGCTGGGTGGACCACTCAGGAGGGGCAGCCATGGGGGGAGTATGGTGGCCTATgcctaggccccgccccccaGATCAGCAGCAAGCGCTCAAGCAGCTTCAAGCGGGCCATCGCCAATGGACAGCGGGCACTGCCCCAGGATGGGCTGCTGGACGAGCCAGGCCTGGGTGTCTACAAGCGGTTCGTGCGCTACGTGGCCTACGAGATCCTGCCCCGAGAAGTGGACCGCCACTGGTACTTCTACCGGCACCGCAGCTGCCCACCCCCCGTGTTTATGGCTTCAGTCACCCTCGCCCAGGTGGGCCTGCCCGTCCACTGCCCACCACCCCGGGAGCCTCCCTCATCCCTGGTCTTGCCTAGCCCCAACGCCTGTTCCTCCCAGATCATCGTGTTCCTGTGCTACGGGGCCCGTCTCAACAAGTGGGTGCTGCAGACCTACCACCCTGAGTACATGAAAAGCCCCCTTGTATACCACCCCGGCCACCGTGCTCGGGCCTGGCGCTTTCTCACCTACATGTTCATGCATGTTGGGTGAGTGGGCCCACCTCTGGCACCCCTCAGATTGGATCGGGAGGGCTCAGCCTCtcgaggtgggggcagggggctggtaGCCGCCTGGCAGACCTCACCCTTCACACCCATTTGCCCCATACGGCCAGGCTGGAGCAGCTGGGGTTCAACGCACTCCTGCAGCTGATGATCGGGGTGCCCCTGGAGATGGTGCATGGCCTGCTCCGCATCAGCCTGCTCTACCTGGCTGGTGTGCTGGCAGGTGAGGCAGGTGCGTGCGCCCTGGCCACCTCACTGGTGGGCCTCACCCTCACGGCTCTCCCCTTGCTCACACAGGCTCCCTGACCGTCTCCATTACTGACATGCGGGCCCCTGTGGTGGGGGGCTCCGGCGGGGTCTACGCCCTGTGCTCTGCACACCTGGCCAATGTCGTCATGGTAACGGGGCAGCCCCTGTGGCGGGGTGCGGGGAGGGGCCCATAAGGCCTCCCTCACAGCCTTTTTTATTCACACCCCATCAGAACTGGGCTGGGATGAGATGTCCCTACAAGCTGCTGAGGATGGTGCTGGCCCTGGTGTGCAGTAAGTAGGGAGCCAGGGTGGAGGGGCCTCAGCCTATGGCTAGGGTGCCTCTCACCTGCTGCCTCCCTCTGTAGTGAGCTCCGAGGTGGGCCGGGCCGTGTGGCTGCGCTTCTCCCCGCCACTGCCTGCCTCGGGCCCACAGCCCAGCTTCATGGCACACCTGGCGGGCGCAGTGGTTGGTGTCAGCATGGGCCTGACCATCCTGCGCAGCTATGAGGCGCGCCTGCGAGACCAGTGTGGCTGGTGGGTGGTGCTGCTTGCCTATGGCACCTTCCTGCTCTTCGCCATCTTCTGGAACATCTTTGCCTACGACCTGCTGGGTGCCCACATTCCCCCGCCACCCTGACAAGAGTTCCCAGGGCCACACCAGCCAGGGCGCAGCATCTGTGGGCCAGCCAGTAGGCAGGCCTGCATGTTCATCCTCTGTGAATGTATGTCTTGAGGCTGCTTCTTCCTGGTGGGGGCAGGTGGCCCCTGTGGCCCACGGACTCCAGGCCAAGCCTTACACCAGCCCTGGCCGCCCCCTCCCAGGCCTGGAGGGATAGGACTGCTGGACTGGGCTGAGTGGTGGAGGTCCCCAAGGGTGGCCCCAGAGGAGACCCTGCCCTGGCCTCTCCCATGAGACTTGCAGTCTGAGCCTTTTtggagaatgaataaatattttacacaGCACCAGGTGGCTGTACTAGGGCACTGCGGGCTGGGCTGGTCTCCCCCCAACTCACTGATCAAACTGTGAGGGCCCTTCCCTCTACACAAGCAGCAGCCTGGGCTTCCCCCTTGCTTTTCTGCACCCAACATGAGCTGTCTCTGTATGGGAGATGCGAGCCCCTGGGGAGGGGTCATGGACCTCATAGTCAGGTTTGAgttcagcaagcatttattgagctcctacagCAGCCAGTCTCCTGTCCAAAGACTTGTGGCCTGAGATCACAGGATAGGTGTGCAAGCCCTGGGCCACAACCaagtcagcaggcctgggtcctgtGCTTCTTGGCTGGCCTGGTGTCCTCAGGGGTGGCCAGGCTGGGACCGAGGTCAGGCAGCAGGTCAGGGCACAGCTTCTGCCCTACAGCCCAGATCCACAGTGCTGTCTCCACACGGTGAGGGGTCCACAGCCTGAGGCACtgcctggggaggggcagagggagtcTGGGGCTCAGGGGCACCAGTCACCCTACCCTGCTGGATAACTCTGCACATCACCCTGACCAGAGTCCCGGATGCCCTCCCTGGCCGCCAACAGACTGCACCTTGGCTCCAGGCTGTGGCACGCTCCTGCACCCGGTCCAGGTAGAGGAGTTAGTGCTTCAGGGTGTACTGCAGGGCTGGCAGACCGGGCACTGCGGCCACTGCCTCCTCAGACATGAAGGCTGCTACCTCGAGAGCTCTGGCAGCCAGGACCGCCGCGGGAAGTAAATGGACAGCACTCAGCCGCACCTTGGCGTGGGGCTGCCATTCCCAACAACTCTCGGTATCACGTATCTGACCATCTggccatttcacagataaggccACTAACACGCCAGGTCCTGCCCACGACCTCGCCGGGGGGACGCCCAGCTCTCCCTACTAACGCGAGGCGATAGCCGGGCCCACGCCCCGGAGGGCGCACAATTCCGCGACCGCTGCGTTCACGACTGGCAGGAGGCGGAAGGCGGCAGCCGAGCGCTGCACCACCAGCTCCGGGGAGTTGGCAGTCACGAGCCGCTGCAGGCGCGGCCGAAAGCGGCCCCTCGGTGGCCAGGTCGGGTCTGGGGTCACGGCTGGTGGACCTCGCTAGGGGCGCCGCCCCCGCCCCAAGGCGCGAGGGCCCGCCCCCAGGAGGAAGCCACGCCCACGGCGCTACGTCCCGCCCCGGAAGGCTCCGTCCCCCACGTGGGAAGCTCCTCACCGCCAGTTCCCACGCCAGCAGCTGCTCCAGCTCGTCGCGTGTCACGTGCTTCTCCGCTCGGCCCTCGATGGCCGCGGGCAACTCCTCTCGATACCTGAGGGAGGGCAGTGACGGGGAGTCCGAGCCACGGGGGTCGGCCCGCCCGCCCGATGTCCCCACCGCGCTACCATCGCTCCAGGGTTTCCAGCCGCTCGCGCGCGCCTGCAGCACTTCCCGGTGGCACCCCAGGACGGCGGCC
This DNA window, taken from Balaenoptera ricei isolate mBalRic1 chromosome 15, mBalRic1.hap2, whole genome shotgun sequence, encodes the following:
- the RHOT2 gene encoding mitochondrial Rho GTPase 2 isoform X6, with amino-acid sequence MKRDVRILLLGEAQVGKTSLILSLVGEEFPEEVRPSVSPRPRRAQVRAPPPSALPGCPHGRVCPRSPPGQKRSPFPRTSPQRRCPPTSWITQAEQTVEELQDEIHKANVVCVVYDVSEEATIEKIRTKWIPLVNGDTKRGPRVPIILVGNKSDLRPGGSMEAVLPIMSQFPEIETCVECSAKNLKNISELFYYAQKAVLHPTAPLYDPEAKQLMPKCAQALTRIFRLSDQDMDQVLSDQELNAFQMSCFGHPLAPQALEDVKMVVSKNVAGGVQDDRLTLDGFLFLNMLFIQRGRHETTWTILRRFGYGDSLELTANYLCPPLRVPPGCSTELNHRGYQFVQRMFEKHDQDRDGALSPAELQSLFSVFPAAPWGPQLPRTVRTEAGRLPLHGYLCQWTLVTYLDVQHCLEHLGYLGFPTLCEQDSQAHAITVTREKRLDQEKGQTQRNVFLCKVVGARGVGKSSFLQAFLGRGLGDAGEPAGEPSAYTIDTVQVNGQEKYLILCEVGADSLLTASADATCDIACLMFDSRHPRSFSLCASVYKRHYMDRQTPCLFVSSKADLPEGVLLPGLSPTEFCRRHRLPAPALFSCAGPAEPRAAIFTRLATMAAFPWVPGSKPLCGRPLPVPGEWHSCGVRTGVSQGCRVGLGAHADAQAGPSGPGLTGCSLVWGSCHAGH
- the RHOT2 gene encoding mitochondrial Rho GTPase 2 isoform X7; protein product: MEAVLPIMSQFPEIETCVECSAKNLKNISELFYYAQKAVLHPTAPLYDPEAKQLMPKCAQALTRIFRLSDQDMDQVLSDQELNAFQMSCFGHPLAPQALEDVKMVVSKNVAGGVQDDRLTLDGFLFLNMLFIQRGRHETTWTILRRFGYGDSLELTANYLCPPLRVPPGCSTELNHRGYQFVQRMFEKHDQDRDGALSPAELQSLFSVFPAAPWGPQLPRTVRTEAGRLPLHGYLCQWTLVTYLDVQHCLEHLGYLGFPTLCEQDSQAHAITVTREKRLDQEKGQTQRNVFLCKVVGARGVGKSSFLQAFLGRGLGDAGEPAGEPSAYTIDTVQVNGQEKYLILCEVGADSLLTASADATCDIACLMFDSRHPRSFSLCASVYKRHYMDRQTPCLFVSSKADLPEGVLLPGLSPTEFCRRHRLPAPALFSCAGPAEPRAAIFTRLATMAAFPWVPGSKPLCGRPLPVPGEWHSCGVRTGVSQGCRVGLGAHADAQAGPSGPGLTGCSLVWGSCHAGH
- the RHOT2 gene encoding mitochondrial Rho GTPase 2 isoform X5, coding for MKRDVRILLLGEAQVGKTSLILSLVGEEFPEEVPPRAEEITIPADVTPEKVPTHIVDYSEAEQTVEELQDEIHKANVVCVVYDVSEEATIEKIRTKWIPLVNGDTKRGPRVPIILVGNKSDLRPGGSMEAVLPIMSQFPEIETCVECSAKNLKNISELFYYAQKAVLHPTAPLYDPEAKQLMPKCAQALTRIFRLSDQDMDQVLSDQELNAFQMSCFGHPLAPQALEDVKMVVSKNVAGGVQDDRLTLDGFLFLNMLFIQRGRHETTWTILRRFGYGDSLELTANYLCPPLRVPPGCSTELNHRGYQFVQRMFEKHDQDRDGALSPAELQSLFSVFPAAPWGPQLPRTVRTEAGRLPLHGYLCQWTLVTYLDVQHCLEHLGYLGFPTLCEQDSQAHAITVTREKRLDQEKGQTQRNVFLCKVVGARGVGKSSFLQAFLGRGLGDAGEPAGEPSAYTIDTVQVNGQEKYLILCEVGADSLLTASADATCDIACLMFDSRHPRSFSLCASVYKRHYMDRQTPCLFVSSKADLPEGVLLPGLSPTEFCRRHRLPAPALFSCAGPAEPRAAIFTRLATMAAFPWVPGSKPLCGRPLPVPGEWHSCGVRTGVSQGCRVGLGAHADAQAGPSGPGLTGCSLVWGSCHAGH